Proteins found in one Canis aureus isolate CA01 chromosome 19, VMU_Caureus_v.1.0, whole genome shotgun sequence genomic segment:
- the GDF1 gene encoding embryonic growth/differentiation factor 1, with the protein MPALRRPPGRRVLFLLLALLLPSPPPARAPAPPGPAAALLQALGLPDVHRGAPKPRPVPPVMWRLFRHRDPQEARVGPRRTPQGTTLRPCHVEELGVAGNIVRHIPDRGAPTRPPEPAWAAGQCPEWTVVFDLSAVEAAERPSRARLELRFAAAETAAGWELSLARAAEGEAGGARPVLLRQAVPTLGTPVRAELLGAAWARNASAPRSLRLALALRPRAPAACARLAEASLLLVTLDPRLCHPLARPRREAEPALGGSPGGACRTRRLYVSFREVGWHRWVIAPRGFLANYCQGQCSLPATLSGPGGTPPLNHAVLRALMHAAAPGAAGLPCCVPARLSPISVLFFDNSDNVVLRHYEDMVVDECGCR; encoded by the exons ccgggccccgccgccgccctgcTGCAGGCTCTCGGGCTGCCCGACGTGCACCGGGGCGCCCCCAAGCCCCGGCCCGTACCCCCCGTCATGTGGCGCCTCTTCCGCCACCGGGACCCCCAGGAGGCCAGGGTGGGCCCGCGGCGGACGCCCCAGGGGACCACCCTGAGACCGTGCCACGTGGAGGAGCTGGGGGTCGCCGGAAACATCGTGCGCCACATCCCGGACCGCG gtgCGCCCACCCGGCCCCCGGAGCCCGCATGGGCCGCGGGACAGTGCCCTGAATGGACCGTCGTCTTCGATCTGTCGGCCGTGGAAGCCGCCGAGCGCCCGAGCCGGGCCCGCCTGGAGCTGCGCTTTGCGGCGGCGGAGACGGCGGCCGGCTGGGAGCTGAGCTTGGCGCGGGCGGCGGAGGGCGAGGCCGGCGGCGCCAGGCCGGTGCTGCTCCGCCAGGCGGTGCCCACCCTGGGAACGCCGGTGCGCGCCGAGCTGCTGGGCGCCGCCTGGGCCCGCAACGCGTCGGCGCCGCGCAGCCTCCGCCTGGCGCTGGCGCTGCGTCCCCGGGCCCCCGCCGCCTGCGCGCGCCTGGCCGAGGCCTCGCTGCTGCTGGTGACCCTTGACCCGCGCCTGTGCCACCCACTGGCCCGGCCGCGGCGCGAAGCCGAGCCCGCCCTGGGCGGCAGCCCCGGGGGCGCGTGTCGCACGAGGCGGCTCTACGTGAGCTTCCGCGAGGTGGGCTGGCACCGCTGGGTCATTGCGCCGCGCGGCTTCCTGGCCAACTACTGCCAGGGCCAGTGCTCGCTGCCCGCCACGCTGTCGGGACCCGGCGGGACGCCCCCGCTCAACCACGCCGTGCTGCGCGCACTCATGCACGCGGCTGCCCCCGGCGCCGCCGGCCTGCCCTGCTGCGTGCCCGCGCGCCTGTCGCCCATCTCAGTGCTCTTCTTTGACAACAGCGACAACGTGGTACTGCGGCACTACGAGGACATGGTGGTGGACGAGTGTGGCTGCCGCTGA